One Candidatus Sulfurimonas baltica DNA segment encodes these proteins:
- a CDS encoding complex I subunit 1/NuoH family protein: MNTVLILLPLVLTILFSLATVPILVWMERRIAALIQDRLGPNRCHINGIRLGGIIQSVADMMKLVFKEEFLPSHIKNKFYYLVAPSLAFMSAFLTFMVIPYADNITINEKTYYMQALPTDLGVLWFLAFAGLGVYGIILGGWASHNKYAMLGSMRATAQVIGYEVAMGLSLVSMLITYGTISLNEMVTYQSQSFFIIPAWGIVIQPIATIIFIITAFAETNRAPFDAAEGESEIVAGYHTEYGAMKFGLYFVAEYIAMAASGALIVTIFLGGYQLPYLNTNDLINNFELVLWLIIAFAAVTSIIFFKWMKKHNIFEMPGLDEKKVYATLIIGFTAFAIVVMSYYALGFSEGSSVGVMILQFAIFTVKLFFLHFVFIWVRWTLPRFRYDQTQKLGWNILLPLSLVNIFITAIVVVGVNYGS; the protein is encoded by the coding sequence ATGAATACGGTTTTAATCTTACTCCCTCTTGTTTTGACTATTTTATTCTCACTTGCAACTGTCCCTATTTTGGTATGGATGGAGAGACGTATCGCCGCTTTGATTCAAGATAGACTCGGACCTAACAGATGTCACATAAACGGAATTAGACTAGGCGGGATTATCCAATCAGTTGCAGATATGATGAAGCTTGTCTTTAAAGAGGAGTTTTTACCTTCTCATATAAAGAATAAGTTTTATTATCTGGTTGCTCCCTCTCTTGCTTTTATGAGCGCGTTTTTAACTTTTATGGTTATCCCGTATGCAGATAATATTACAATTAATGAGAAAACATACTACATGCAGGCATTGCCGACAGATTTAGGTGTTCTTTGGTTTTTGGCATTTGCTGGTCTTGGTGTATACGGAATTATTTTAGGTGGTTGGGCAAGCCACAATAAGTACGCAATGTTAGGTTCAATGAGAGCTACTGCACAGGTTATAGGATATGAAGTTGCGATGGGTTTATCGTTGGTCTCAATGCTAATCACCTATGGAACAATAAGTTTAAATGAGATGGTTACCTACCAGTCACAAAGCTTTTTTATTATCCCGGCATGGGGAATCGTTATTCAACCTATCGCTACTATTATTTTTATAATAACTGCTTTTGCAGAAACAAACAGAGCACCGTTTGATGCAGCAGAGGGAGAGAGTGAGATTGTAGCCGGTTACCATACCGAGTACGGCGCTATGAAATTTGGTCTTTATTTTGTTGCTGAGTATATTGCTATGGCGGCATCTGGTGCATTGATAGTTACTATTTTCCTTGGGGGTTATCAGCTTCCATATCTAAACACAAATGATCTAATAAACAATTTTGAGCTGGTTTTATGGCTGATAATTGCTTTTGCTGCTGTTACCTCTATAATATTTTTTAAATGGATGAAAAAGCACAATATATTTGAAATGCCAGGCTTAGATGAGAAAAAAGTATATGCAACTTTAATTATTGGATTTACAGCTTTTGCAATAGTGGTAATGTCTTATTACGCTCTTGGGTTTAGCGAGGGGAGCAGTGTCGGTGTTATGATTTTACAGTTTGCCATCTTTACGGTGAAGCTTTTCTTTTTACATTTTGTATTTATCTGGGTTAGATGGACTCTGCCTCGCTTTAGATACGATCAAACTCAAAAACTAGGGTGGAACATATTGCTTCCTCTATCTTTGGTGAATATATTTATAACAGCTATTGTTGTGGTGGGGGTAAATTATGGGAGTTAA
- a CDS encoding NuoI/complex I 23 kDa subunit family protein, with protein sequence MGVKVVERHGNTFKEKLYLPAIFSGMRSTLKHFTKNLSDASNIPTICYPEEKPTDITPRYRGVHRLTHRKEDDSIACVACFMCATACPANCIEIVATPREDGIDEKMPAIFNIDLLECVFCGYCVEACPCDAIRMDSGIYSVIGELREDFIYNKAKLLSIKGISKEEYSLGK encoded by the coding sequence ATGGGAGTTAAAGTCGTAGAGCGTCATGGAAACACTTTTAAAGAAAAACTGTATCTCCCCGCAATATTTTCGGGTATGCGCTCAACACTTAAGCATTTTACAAAAAATTTAAGTGATGCATCAAATATACCTACAATATGTTATCCGGAGGAGAAGCCGACAGATATCACCCCTCGTTACAGAGGTGTGCATAGACTTACTCATAGAAAAGAGGATGACTCAATTGCCTGTGTTGCCTGCTTTATGTGTGCAACCGCTTGTCCTGCAAATTGTATAGAGATAGTAGCGACCCCTAGAGAAGATGGTATTGATGAGAAGATGCCGGCTATTTTTAATATTGACTTACTAGAGTGTGTATTTTGCGGCTACTGCGTGGAAGCTTGTCCATGTGACGCAATAAGAATGGATAGCGGAATATACTCGGTAATAGGTGAACTCAGAGAAGATTTTATTTACAATAAAGCAAAACTTCTGAGCATTAAAGGTATATCAAAAGAGGAGTACAGTCTTGGAAAATGA
- a CDS encoding NADH-quinone oxidoreductase subunit J family protein, whose protein sequence is MENEIIFTILALVAIVSSIVMISAHRPIDSALSFIVTLVSIAALFALVNATFLFVVQIIIYAGAILSLILFIIMFLNIKDANLPDEKHKNKWLMGTSLIVAPFSYILIDLIMRSDIAVNGIAAENFGTIKDVGLTLFSKWILPFELVSILLLVALVGSVTLSKKED, encoded by the coding sequence TTGGAAAATGAGATAATATTTACAATACTGGCACTAGTAGCAATAGTTAGTTCTATAGTTATGATAAGTGCACATAGACCGATTGATTCTGCACTTAGTTTTATTGTAACGCTTGTCAGTATTGCGGCACTATTTGCACTGGTCAATGCAACATTTTTATTTGTTGTGCAAATAATAATATACGCAGGTGCAATTTTATCTTTGATACTTTTTATCATAATGTTTTTAAATATAAAAGATGCAAACTTACCTGATGAGAAACATAAAAACAAGTGGTTAATGGGAACATCTCTGATAGTTGCACCATTTTCGTACATATTAATAGATTTGATTATGAGAAGTGACATAGCCGTAAACGGTATAGCAGCTGAAAATTTTGGAACAATTAAAGATGTTGGATTGACACTCTTTAGTAAATGGATACTCCCTTTTGAGTTAGTATCTATTCTTCTGCTTGTTGCCCTTGTCGGTTCAGTAACTCTGTCGAAAAAGGAAGATTGA
- the nuoK gene encoding NADH-quinone oxidoreductase subunit NuoK, which produces MLKAYMVLSIILFSIGVVGLVSRRNIIVMYMSVELLLNAVNLSLIAISADLADSSAQVISLVIIAIAASEAALFMSLFVVLFRNRASLDANLFDMLGSKK; this is translated from the coding sequence ATGTTAAAAGCATATATGGTACTCTCAATCATACTCTTTTCAATAGGAGTCGTCGGTCTTGTAAGCAGACGAAATATTATTGTAATGTACATGTCGGTGGAACTTCTACTAAATGCGGTGAATCTCTCCTTGATAGCTATTAGCGCAGATTTAGCGGACTCTTCAGCTCAAGTAATCTCTCTTGTGATTATCGCTATAGCGGCATCTGAAGCTGCACTTTTTATGTCCTTGTTTGTTGTCCTTTTTAGAAATAGAGCCTCTCTTGATGCAAACCTGTTTGATATGTTAGGGAGTAAAAAATGA
- the nuoL gene encoding NADH-quinone oxidoreductase subunit L — translation MSDNMLLNTLLLAPFVSAFLIFIINISSLHVKQYVYTFLALAGSGVSAFIALYISYYSYFEKKLFTSHLFTWLDIGDFSVEVALRADSLGAFMVLFVAPVSFLIHVYATGYMDKDKSYGRFFAYFNIFIFFMFLLVLGDNPIIMFIGWEGVGLTSYALIGFYFEDIKNTYAGNKAFIVNRIGDFGLLSALMLLFVEIGSKGFTFESIFLNIATIEPSMLTLIAFLLFVGAMGKSAQVPLFVWLPDAMAGPTPVSALIHAATMVTAGVYMVARFAPVYNIAVDVSLFISYIGAISALFAAIVAIRQYDIKKILAYSTMSQLGFMFMALGVGAYSTALFHMFTHAFFKALLFMGAGAIIVAFHHKQDIRELRGIRESAPMIFIMMMIGTLTISAIPPLSAFFSKDAIISSLYASGHVDILFIALTASLLTVFYMFRMIFVLFFSKSKLLGDKSSASMIYPMVALALLSIVTGLLNLPEVFGGNSNISKWLHVEDKVFIIAHSTEYILMSVNTLLILGVIFYTYKKYAYTNAIELENDKGIIANKFYIDEINNIMIVKPIYYISSFLDKNISNILIDNSINFMALFYAKAGRFFSYIENGNIRFYALYMMIGAMLGTVYLYILLRVAI, via the coding sequence ATGAGTGATAATATGTTACTAAACACTCTGCTTTTAGCACCTTTTGTAAGTGCATTTCTGATTTTTATAATTAATATTTCATCTCTACATGTAAAGCAGTATGTTTATACATTTTTAGCTCTCGCAGGTTCGGGTGTAAGCGCTTTTATTGCTTTGTATATAAGTTATTACAGTTACTTTGAAAAGAAACTTTTTACTTCACACCTTTTCACTTGGCTGGATATTGGTGATTTCTCTGTTGAGGTGGCTCTAAGAGCAGATTCACTTGGCGCTTTTATGGTTTTGTTTGTTGCACCAGTTAGTTTTTTAATTCATGTTTATGCAACTGGATATATGGACAAAGATAAAAGCTATGGTAGATTTTTTGCCTACTTTAATATATTTATATTTTTTATGTTTTTGCTAGTCCTTGGGGACAATCCGATTATTATGTTCATCGGTTGGGAAGGGGTAGGACTCACCTCTTACGCTCTGATTGGTTTTTATTTTGAAGATATTAAAAACACCTATGCAGGCAATAAAGCTTTTATAGTAAACAGAATAGGGGACTTTGGGTTACTTAGCGCCTTGATGTTGTTGTTTGTAGAGATAGGAAGTAAAGGATTTACATTTGAATCTATCTTTTTAAATATTGCTACAATTGAGCCATCTATGCTGACTCTTATAGCATTCTTGCTTTTTGTGGGAGCTATGGGTAAATCTGCTCAAGTACCTCTTTTTGTTTGGCTGCCTGATGCGATGGCTGGACCAACACCCGTTTCAGCATTGATTCATGCCGCGACTATGGTAACAGCCGGTGTTTATATGGTTGCCCGTTTTGCACCTGTGTATAATATAGCAGTTGATGTCTCTCTCTTTATATCCTACATAGGAGCTATTAGTGCACTTTTTGCAGCAATTGTAGCAATAAGACAATATGACATAAAAAAGATTCTTGCATACTCAACAATGAGCCAGTTAGGTTTTATGTTTATGGCACTTGGAGTAGGGGCTTACTCAACGGCACTTTTTCATATGTTCACTCATGCTTTTTTCAAAGCACTACTGTTTATGGGTGCTGGAGCTATTATCGTTGCCTTTCACCACAAGCAAGACATAAGAGAACTTCGCGGAATTCGAGAGAGTGCGCCGATGATATTTATAATGATGATGATTGGTACGCTTACCATAAGTGCTATTCCACCACTATCTGCATTTTTCTCTAAAGATGCAATTATAAGCTCTTTATATGCAAGCGGACATGTAGATATATTGTTTATAGCTCTAACAGCTTCTCTTTTAACTGTTTTTTATATGTTTAGAATGATATTTGTTCTCTTTTTTAGTAAAAGTAAACTTTTAGGAGATAAAAGCAGTGCTTCTATGATTTACCCTATGGTTGCTTTAGCACTTCTCTCTATAGTTACTGGTTTGCTTAATTTACCTGAAGTTTTCGGCGGGAATTCAAACATCTCAAAGTGGCTACATGTAGAGGACAAAGTTTTTATTATAGCCCACTCTACAGAGTATATTTTAATGTCAGTTAATACTCTGCTTATTTTAGGGGTTATTTTTTATACATATAAAAAATATGCATATACAAATGCTATAGAACTTGAGAATGACAAGGGTATTATTGCAAATAAATTTTATATTGATGAGATAAATAATATTATGATTGTTAAACCTATTTACTACATATCAAGCTTTTTAGATAAAAACATCAGTAATATTCTTATTGATAACAGTATTAATTTTATGGCGCTCTTTTATGCAAAAGCAGGAAGATTCTTCTCTTATATAGAAAATGGAAATATCCGTTTTTATGCACTCTATATGATGATAGGGGCAATGCTGGGGACAGTTTATCTATATATTCTTTTAAGGGTTGCTATATGA
- a CDS encoding complex I subunit 4 family protein, producing the protein MSTLSIIIFLPIIAALFLFFTRPSIAIVKTVYMIVTLSVLYLAVGLYIDFDPAKSMQFIEYHPWISEYGINYHVGVDGVSLGIVMMNAIIMPLVTLALHKLRDKNGYWINLLFVQGGIMGAVLSLDLMLFYLFWELMLLPIFFMLGLFGYAKKNYVAMKFNMYTIFGSLMMLIAILYIAVQYKEQFGSYSFDLDELKKLTLSTRESLLVFSGFMLAFAIKIPIFPFHTWLSDTYRSAPTGIVIVMSALMAKLGVYAIWRFLFTLFNETSHAVAPFFIGIGLFGLIYFGFSAMTQTHIKRMFAFSSASHLSLIVVGFFIYDVYGLIGSSYLIVAHALSSAALFLMVGIMFERTRAYRIDDLGGIARVAPKFALLFVFFSLSIVGVPFTAGFVAEVLIILGAFKYNIYIGLLTTTTILIAMLFMFKTVSKVLYGELSEATKDFKDLRLHELVALVPLALLILAMGIFPNYFIKKIEPTAESYSQKIGVIYND; encoded by the coding sequence ATGAGTACTTTAAGCATAATAATATTTTTACCCATTATAGCAGCACTGTTTTTATTTTTTACACGACCAAGTATTGCAATTGTTAAAACAGTATATATGATTGTAACGCTGAGTGTCTTGTATTTGGCAGTTGGATTATATATTGATTTTGATCCTGCTAAATCAATGCAGTTTATTGAATATCACCCTTGGATATCAGAGTACGGAATCAACTACCATGTGGGAGTTGATGGAGTTTCTCTGGGTATAGTTATGATGAATGCCATTATAATGCCGCTAGTCACTCTTGCTCTGCATAAACTTAGGGATAAAAACGGGTATTGGATTAACCTGCTGTTTGTTCAAGGTGGTATTATGGGGGCGGTTCTTTCACTTGACTTAATGCTCTTTTACCTATTCTGGGAGTTAATGTTGTTGCCAATCTTCTTTATGCTCGGACTCTTCGGCTACGCTAAGAAGAACTATGTAGCGATGAAGTTTAACATGTATACAATCTTTGGCTCACTTATGATGTTAATTGCCATTTTATATATTGCAGTTCAATACAAAGAGCAGTTCGGTTCATACTCTTTTGATTTAGATGAACTTAAAAAATTGACTCTCTCAACAAGAGAATCACTACTTGTATTTAGTGGCTTTATGCTCGCATTTGCAATCAAAATTCCGATTTTTCCATTTCACACCTGGCTTAGCGACACATACAGAAGTGCACCAACAGGGATAGTTATTGTTATGTCAGCGCTTATGGCGAAACTCGGTGTTTACGCTATTTGGAGATTTTTATTTACTTTATTTAATGAAACATCACATGCAGTGGCACCGTTTTTTATCGGTATTGGACTTTTCGGGCTAATATATTTTGGATTTTCTGCTATGACTCAAACGCATATAAAAAGGATGTTTGCATTTTCATCAGCCTCGCATTTGTCACTGATTGTTGTCGGGTTTTTTATATATGATGTGTATGGACTTATCGGCTCATCGTACCTTATCGTAGCTCACGCTCTCTCATCTGCAGCTCTTTTTTTGATGGTTGGTATTATGTTTGAGAGAACAAGGGCGTATAGAATAGATGATCTTGGTGGTATAGCCAGAGTAGCACCTAAATTTGCACTATTATTCGTATTTTTTTCTCTTAGTATTGTTGGCGTTCCTTTTACAGCCGGTTTTGTTGCTGAGGTTTTAATTATCCTAGGAGCGTTTAAGTACAATATATACATAGGATTATTGACGACGACTACAATTTTAATTGCAATGTTGTTTATGTTTAAAACTGTAAGCAAAGTTTTATATGGTGAGCTAAGTGAGGCGACAAAAGATTTTAAAGATTTACGCCTGCATGAGCTTGTTGCCCTTGTTCCGTTGGCGCTGCTTATTTTAGCGATGGGGATTTTTCCGAACTATTTTATTAAAAAGATTGAGCCTACGGCTGAGTCTTACTCACAAAAGATTGGGGTGATATATAATGACTAA
- a CDS encoding NADH-quinone oxidoreductase subunit N, translated as MTNEFIALAVPALLLFSAIFILLFGLSSYYTKARGYYITLATLFVTLLISANALSEKHSVDLLPELFNSMVVYDTFSATFISLFLFGGFLTLAIAKSFIYNTTYFTFESFVLLLFSLFGMVVLSMSNELLTAFISLEIASMSVYILVGLNRNSLKASEAFFKYLLLGSFAASFYLLGMMLIYAQAKSTNLEVIAEYMLRTDLNSQLLVIAGGLLIMITILFKIAAVPFGAWVIDVYEGASLPITAYMAGIFKIAVFAFALRLFLGSYISLSDLYAPLILGASVVTMFGGSILAVIQTSVKKMLAASSVVHSGYILIAFAAAGSGTVSSSSAILFYLFAYFISAIGAFGVLSYISRGSEKVINFDDLNGLAATNPIIAASLTVFLLSLAGFPSTIGFIGKFYIFTSAIESGYTPFAIFGAVTAFISIYYYFKVIVHMYFEDSIHEKIDYGHKLSFSFIIVCSVIILWGGVGTTLLFNIPGIDELNQLSKYAIESLYLE; from the coding sequence ATGACTAATGAGTTTATTGCATTGGCCGTTCCGGCACTACTTCTGTTTAGTGCTATTTTTATTTTGCTTTTTGGGCTTAGTTCGTACTATACAAAAGCTAGAGGTTATTATATAACCCTCGCAACTCTTTTTGTAACTTTGCTTATTTCAGCTAATGCTTTAAGTGAAAAACACTCTGTAGATTTACTTCCTGAGCTTTTCAACTCAATGGTAGTTTATGATACTTTCAGCGCTACGTTTATATCGTTGTTTTTATTTGGTGGTTTTTTGACTTTGGCAATAGCAAAGTCATTTATTTATAATACAACGTATTTCACTTTTGAGTCATTTGTTCTACTTCTTTTTTCACTGTTTGGGATGGTAGTCCTTAGCATGTCAAATGAGCTTCTAACTGCCTTTATCTCCCTTGAAATAGCTTCTATGTCTGTTTATATCCTAGTAGGTCTAAACAGAAACTCTTTAAAAGCTTCGGAAGCATTTTTTAAATACCTCCTTTTAGGCTCGTTTGCAGCCTCTTTTTATCTGCTAGGAATGATGCTTATCTATGCGCAGGCAAAAAGTACAAATCTGGAGGTAATTGCTGAGTACATGTTGAGAACAGACTTAAATTCACAGCTTTTAGTTATCGCCGGCGGTCTGCTTATTATGATTACAATTTTATTTAAAATAGCAGCAGTCCCTTTTGGTGCGTGGGTAATAGACGTTTATGAAGGTGCTTCACTCCCTATAACAGCTTATATGGCAGGTATATTTAAAATTGCAGTTTTCGCTTTTGCCCTTAGACTGTTTTTAGGAAGCTATATATCTTTGAGTGATTTATATGCTCCTTTAATTTTGGGAGCGTCAGTTGTTACAATGTTTGGCGGTTCAATTTTAGCTGTTATACAAACAAGTGTTAAAAAAATGTTGGCAGCTTCATCAGTTGTTCATAGCGGATATATACTAATAGCATTTGCCGCTGCCGGCTCAGGAACAGTTAGCTCTTCAAGTGCTATTTTGTTTTATCTCTTTGCATATTTCATCAGTGCCATAGGAGCATTCGGAGTTTTAAGCTACATCAGCAGAGGAAGCGAAAAAGTTATTAACTTTGATGACTTGAACGGACTAGCTGCGACCAATCCTATTATTGCGGCATCTCTTACAGTTTTTTTACTCTCTCTTGCAGGTTTTCCATCTACCATAGGATTTATCGGTAAGTTTTATATATTTACTTCAGCTATTGAGTCAGGGTACACGCCATTTGCTATTTTTGGTGCAGTAACCGCATTTATCTCTATTTACTACTATTTTAAAGTAATTGTTCACATGTACTTTGAAGATAGTATTCATGAAAAAATAGATTATGGGCATAAGCTCTCATTCTCTTTTATAATTGTCTGTAGTGTGATAATTTTATGGGGAGGAGTGGGGACAACACTGCTGTTTAACATACCAGGGATAGATGAACTAAACCAATTAAGTAAATATGCTATAGAGTCCCTTTACTTGGAATAA
- a CDS encoding TIGR00341 family protein, with translation MVLSTLLATTGLFANSAPVIIGAMILAPPMAPIVSLSMGVIRAEKSLMKDSVRTLIYGIATALTFSALFTFFIPLQQITPEMQGRLNPNLLDLMVAIFSGIAGAYANAKEEIAKSLAGVAIAVALVPPLSVTGIGIGLGNVDVIYGSFLLFITNLVGITLSAAMTFVVLGYAPIKRAQKGIIYTSVMMFIIAIPLLISFIHMVEKNDYYKKIEAFRYMELSNTKIELNILHIQTQDDSVLIDLEVLSTDAITNKDLQVIKNLIEDKIEKNVVLKVTSKIIFK, from the coding sequence ATGGTTTTAAGTACTCTTCTTGCAACAACTGGACTCTTCGCAAACTCAGCACCTGTAATAATCGGAGCTATGATTTTAGCACCACCTATGGCACCGATTGTGTCTTTGTCTATGGGAGTCATAAGAGCTGAAAAGTCTTTGATGAAAGATAGCGTAAGGACACTTATTTACGGGATTGCAACAGCCCTTACTTTTTCGGCTTTGTTTACATTTTTTATACCGCTACAGCAGATAACACCTGAGATGCAAGGGAGACTAAATCCTAATTTACTAGATTTAATGGTTGCTATATTTTCTGGGATTGCAGGTGCTTATGCAAATGCAAAAGAGGAGATTGCAAAATCTTTGGCCGGCGTAGCAATTGCTGTCGCTTTAGTTCCTCCTCTTAGTGTTACGGGCATTGGAATAGGACTTGGCAATGTTGATGTGATTTACGGCTCTTTTTTACTTTTTATAACAAACCTTGTTGGTATAACTTTAAGTGCGGCTATGACATTTGTTGTGCTTGGTTATGCACCCATAAAAAGAGCACAAAAAGGGATAATTTACACATCTGTCATGATGTTTATTATAGCTATTCCACTTCTAATCTCTTTTATTCATATGGTTGAAAAGAATGATTATTATAAAAAGATTGAAGCCTTCAGATATATGGAGCTGAGTAATACAAAAATAGAGCTCAATATTTTACATATACAGACACAAGACGATTCAGTTTTGATTGACCTTGAGGTACTCTCAACAGATGCGATTACAAATAAAGATTTGCAAGTAATAAAAAATTTAATAGAGGATAAAATAGAGAAAAATGTAGTTTTAAAAGTTACATCTAAAATAATTTTCAAATAA
- a CDS encoding ABC transporter ATP-binding protein, with the protein MNLLSAKNLSHTFEYQLFSNVSIELNEKESIAIIGTSGSGKSTLLNILSTLLTPDEGSLSIFGEDVLKMSKKRLSQIKRDELGLVFQSHYLFKGFSALENLEVAAMLSSQNIDDELLKKLNILDAINQKVTELSGGQQQRVSIARVLTKKPRILFVDEPTGNLDKATANDVMDIFFEYINKNSAGMILVTHDEELAHRCHKVYRVHNKELKLLK; encoded by the coding sequence ATGAATTTATTATCTGCAAAAAACTTATCACATACCTTTGAGTATCAATTATTTTCTAATGTTAGTATAGAGTTGAACGAAAAAGAGTCTATAGCAATAATTGGCACATCAGGAAGTGGAAAATCCACACTGCTTAATATTTTATCAACACTCTTGACTCCTGATGAGGGTTCATTATCTATTTTTGGTGAAGATGTCTTAAAAATGAGTAAGAAAAGATTATCTCAAATAAAAAGAGATGAGCTTGGACTTGTTTTTCAATCTCACTATCTTTTTAAAGGCTTTAGCGCTTTAGAAAACCTTGAAGTAGCGGCAATGCTTTCAAGTCAAAATATTGATGATGAACTTCTAAAAAAACTTAATATTTTAGATGCAATAAATCAAAAAGTTACAGAACTCTCCGGAGGACAGCAGCAGAGAGTCTCAATAGCTAGAGTTTTAACAAAAAAACCCCGTATTTTATTTGTTGATGAACCAACTGGTAATCTCGATAAAGCTACTGCAAATGATGTCATGGACATTTTTTTTGAGTATATCAATAAAAACAGTGCAGGGATGATACTTGTGACTCATGATGAAGAGCTTGCTCACAGATGTCACAAAGTATATAGAGTGCACAATAAAGAATTAAAGTTACTAAAGTAA
- the fliR gene encoding flagellar biosynthetic protein FliR, giving the protein MAWTQVFSDAYIVGFILLFFRFAALFMAVPIFSHQSIPITLRAAMAFFFAIVFYSSMPPLAIPITVPSIVMAILSELFFGLAVGLMLQIAFNVITFAGGQISFMMGFSMASAIDPQSGISMPIISQFLSLMALMVLFVIDMHHWVLLFVDSSLQNIPLGGFLMSENLFNYIIKATSNMFMVGFMIAFPIIALSLLADVIFGMLMKTMPQFNLLVIGFPIKIMVSFVVLIVTFSATMLILKTQMQEAFNLLEILF; this is encoded by the coding sequence ATGGCATGGACACAAGTTTTCAGCGATGCTTACATAGTTGGATTCATTCTTCTATTCTTTAGATTTGCCGCTCTTTTTATGGCTGTTCCGATATTCTCTCACCAAAGTATTCCTATTACGCTAAGAGCTGCAATGGCTTTTTTCTTTGCAATTGTTTTTTACTCATCTATGCCACCTTTAGCAATACCAATAACAGTACCAAGTATTGTAATGGCAATATTAAGCGAGCTGTTTTTTGGTTTGGCAGTAGGACTGATGCTCCAAATTGCATTTAATGTTATAACCTTTGCCGGCGGACAGATATCTTTTATGATGGGTTTTTCAATGGCAAGTGCAATTGATCCGCAGTCTGGTATATCAATGCCTATTATCTCACAATTTCTCTCCCTTATGGCACTAATGGTTCTATTTGTAATAGACATGCACCACTGGGTACTTCTTTTTGTTGATAGCTCTTTACAGAATATTCCTCTGGGTGGTTTTTTAATGAGTGAAAATCTTTTTAACTACATTATCAAAGCAACATCCAATATGTTTATGGTTGGTTTTATGATTGCATTTCCAATCATTGCTCTATCTTTATTGGCAGATGTGATCTTTGGAATGCTAATGAAAACTATGCCTCAGTTCAACCTTCTTGTTATTGGTTTTCCAATAAAAATTATGGTCTCGTTCGTTGTATTGATAGTAACATTCAGTGCAACAATGCTTATTTTAAAGACGCAAATGCAAGAAGCTTTTAATCTGTTAGAGATACTTTTTTAG